GTCAGGATCACGCCCACCGTCTCCGCCGGCGAATAAAGCGCCACCGACTCCATCATCACGTCCACCGATGGCCGGACCCCGAACCTGGGAGGGTCCTGATTTAATGTTATCCGGTCCCCGGAGGGGGACAGCTCCATGTGATATCCGGCCGGGGCCAGCAGGGCCAGCCCCCTTTCCAGGACATCGCCCTCCTGGGCCTCCCGGATCCTGATCTTGCTGCGGTTGTCCAGCCGCTCGGCCAGGGATTTGGTAAAGCCCACCGGCATGTGCTGCACCAGCAACAGGGCGGCGTTTATCTCCCGGGGCAGCTTGGGCAGTATCTCGGCCAGGGCCCGGGTGCCGCCGGTGGACGAGCCGATGGCCAGGGTCCTCATGATCCCGGTCGAGATCTTTCCCTCGAGCGCCGCCTGAGGCGGGCGCTGATTGCTTCCGGGCCTCAGCTTGGCCAGATCGACCCCGGCCGCCATCCGGATCTTCTCCACCAGCTCCTCCCGGACCTTGTCGATGTCCAGGGAGATCGAGCCGGACGGTTTGGTCACGAAGTCCACCGCCCCCAGCTCCAGAGCCAGCAGGGTGGACTCGGCCCCTTCCTTGGCGTGGGCCGAGAGCATCACCGTGGCCACCGGGGAATCGGTCATCAGCCGGGCCAGAGCCTGCAGGCCGTCCATCTTGGGCATCTCGATGTCCATGGTCACCACGTCGGGGGACAATTGGCGGACCTGCTCGATGGCCTCCAGGCCGTTCTTGGCGGAGCCCACCAGCTTGAGCCCCGGGGTGGCCTTGACGATGTCGCCCACCATGTTGCGCATCAGGGCGGAGTCGTCGACCACCAGAACTGTTATGGTGCGTAGGTCAGTCATCTTATTTTGAATATTTCTTTTTACTTTTAACAATTTTTACTGGCGAACCAACGTAAAAATGACTGTAGCCTGGGTTACCTACGCCGTATATAAAACCCTTTATTTTCCCGGATATATTTCCAACCCCATTTGGCGAATATAATGGCCCAGCATAAGGCTCTACTAATATCTGAAATTGATAATATTGTGCAATGGAAGAAGAATAATAACTTAATGGTATTTTAAATATGGTATCTACAAGAAAAGTATCAATAAAGTTTGTGCTACCATAATAATATCCCAAAGTATCAATAACATTATAATAAACATTCAACTTATACCAATCTGCCCTTTGTGCTTTTGTCCATGTGCAGTTAATGTTTTCTACGGGGATGGTATCATATTCAGCTGGGGTTAGTAAACTTGTGCCGCTTGGCACTTGTATGCACCCAGAACCAGTGTCAGAATCAGCTATTATTGTAACAGTTACTGTTGTATCATCAAAATAATGAACACAACCAGAATAGAAATACATCTGTCCATTACTTAAATAAGAAAACAACGTTTGACTTTGGGTGCCCCAACTCATCGTAACTGAAGTACTAGATGGATCCACAATTGGATCAGAGTATAATATACCATTTTGGGTTGGTGCTTTTAACCAACAATAAAAAACTTTTGGATTGTTAACATAAAAAGTATCAATAATACTAACTGGATTTTTTTCTTTACTACAGCCAATAAATAAAAACACTACCGATAAAATCAAAGCATATTTCTTCATACGACAAACTATCCGTTTTACTTGAAATCTTTATTACTCTACTGCTATTATAGATGCAGACAGTTTGAAATCCATTCTCACAGTTCTTTCATCCCGGCCTTGAAGGAGTGCACCACCACCGTGCCCGATGAGGTTAAAAACTCCACCGACCGGCCGTAGTCGGCCCCGGTATCCTCGGCCACGACGGGGATACCGTAATTGTTCAGCTCCTGCTTGGCCTGCAGGGTGTTCCTCTGCCCGATGTTGCTGTAGCTGGTCTTCCCCGAATTGAGCAGTTTGGAGAACATATTGGCCCCGCCCACCAGCTTGCTGACCATCCGTATCCTTGAGCAGCCCATCCCCTCCAGAGACTGGATCAGCTCCTTGAGGGCGGTGGTGACGAACTTGGCCGGATTGCTCTGGTTGCGGGCCAGATCGGGTTCGGGCAGCATCACATGGGCCAATCCGCCGGTCTTCATCTGGGGGTCGTAGATGATGATGGCCAGACAGGAGCCCAGTCCGTGGGTGGTTATTATAGCCGGACTCCGGGCTGTCTTATAATCGGCTATTTTCACTATCAGCTGGTCGGACAAGCTTCACCCCTTTTCATATTGCTCGGAGCACATATTAGTGAACATTTCTTTTAATTACCGTATTACATTGGTTCATGATGCCATACCTGCGAAGCTTGTCCTCGCGGAGGCGGGGAGCAGGCATCCAGTGGTTGTCTGTGGATTCCCGCCGGAGTTTATCCCGCACATGATGCGGGGCGGGAATGACACAAACACTCTATCAAACATTTATCGCTGATAATGGTGTGCCTGCTATCATCCGCACCTATAAATAAGCCAGGAAATTATTTTACGGCCCGGTAGATCCTTTCTTTGACGTCGAACGAGGCGAAGGTGTCCTTCATCTGTCCGAACATATTCTCCACCTTGCCCAGCACCAGAAAACCGCCGGCCCGCAGGGCCTGGGCGAACTTGTAGAAGATATCCTCCTGGGTCTGCCGGGAAAAATATATCAGCACGTTGCGGCAGAATATCAGGTCCAATTCGCTGTGGGGATACCGGGAGAAAAGGTCCAGTTTGTCAAATTTCACCATATCCTTTATCTGGGGGGAGATATGATACTTGTCGTTCCGGACCTCGAAATATTTTCCCGCCAGATTCTGGGGGATCTCATCCATGCTGGATCGGGGATAGATGCCGGCCTGGGCCTTCTCCAATATCCGGAGGTCGATGTCCGTGGCGTAGATGTTGCAGTCCATGGCCAGACCCCGGGCCTGGGAGAATTCGCGCCACATGATGGCCAGCGAATAGGGCTCCTCCCCGGAGGAGCATCCCGCGCTCCAGATACGGACCGGGCTGCTTTTGCTCTCCTCCAGGATTATCGGCAGGACCCTGTCAAAGACCGCCAGGTAGGTCTCGGCGTTGCGATAGAATTTGGTTACGTTGATGGTCAGGGCGTCCAGAAGTTTGATGTATTCCCCGGGGTCATCCTTCAGCTTCTGCCGGTATTCCTCATAACTGCTCACCTGGCAGGACCTCATCCTGACCGCCAGCCTTCTTTTAAGGGGACGCTCCTTGTACTGCCGGATATCAAAACCGCTGTCAGCCAGAATCTTACTGGCCAGCGCCACCAACTCCGGATCATTTATATTACTTGGCGAAAGCATTCTTATCCATCAGGGCCAGGTTTCGCTTCACCATCTGGTTCTCGGGGTCGGCCGCCAGAGCCTTCTGCCACCACTTCACCGCCAGGTCCTTCTGGCCCTGCTTAAGATACAGGTTGCCCAGCCGGGCCATATCCTGGGGTTCCAGGATGTCAAGCTCGGCCATCCGGTTGAGGGTTTCGATGGATTGCGCTATCATGGCGTTCTTGTAATACAGCTCCAGCAGATTGCGCAGTGCGATCCGGTCATCAGGCCGGGCCTTCAGCGCCGCGCTGTAGTACCTCTCGGCCTCCTCATCCTGCCCCTTGGCCTGCATCAGAGCGCCCAGGTTGTTCTGCAGGACGTGATTGGGTTTATTGCTGTTTTCTATGGAGCTCCACAGCTTGTATGCCTGCTCGGGGTCGTTGCCCTTCAGGGCTATCAACCCCGCCAGGAAAGCGGCCAGCAGGGGCTTGTCGGTCGCCGGGTCGATCCGGTCCAGCTGTTCCCGGGCGGAATCATTTTCATCATCCCCGCAAAAAAGATAGGCCAGGTTGACCCGGGGCATCGCCTTCTCGGGCGCCAGTTCGACGGCCCTGCGGTACTGCCTGGCGGCGTCCTCCCGCTCCCCCATCAATTCCAGGCTCAGGCCCAGGTTATTATAGGCCGCGGATTTTTTGGACTCCACCGCTATGGCCTCCAAAAATTCGGTGGCCGCTTCGGCGTACTCCGCCTTCCGGAAATGGATCAGCCCCAGATAGAACCGGGCTTCGTAATGGTCCGGCCTGATCTCGATGATCCGGCGGTATTCCCTGGTGGCCTCGTCGTACATCTGGGTGCGGTAGAAGGCCATCCCCAGGTTTCCGTGGTCGTCGATGATGTTAAGGTTCCAGGAGGCGGCCTGTTTGCTTTTCTCGGATCCCCGCTTGGCCAGCCCGGCCAGCAGCAGCCCGTAGACTATCTTGGAGGTCAGGAACTCGCCCAGGGCTGATGTTTCCATGATCTCGGCCAGCGAGCGGTACCCGTCGATCAACGACAGCACCTGCTTCTCCTCGCTGTTGAGATTCAGCTCCTCCTGTTTGGCCAGGTCCATCATCACCCGCTCCAGCACCGTCTGGGGGGTGGGCAGTTTCTTCTCCAGGGTCCGCCATTCGTCGACCCGCCTGGCCTCCTCCAGCAGCAGATTCATGGCATCCAGAGAGACCAGGATGGTCTCGCCCTCGGGCAGCGAATCCGGCTCGAAGAAGAACTCTCCTTCGTTCCATCGCAGCAGGAAGAAGATGGTGTCCTCGATCTGGCCCGAGACATCGGCCTCGATATCCGGCTGTTTGATCAGGCCCATCTCCAGCAGGATCCCCCCCAGCCGCCTGGTTCCCCCCTCCTGCTGCTGCAGGGCCAGGGCATCCTGCAGATTCTGGGAGGTTATCAGGCCCCGGGAGAACAGCCTGTCGCCCAGGCGGTCCGGCCGGTTCAGCAGGTTGGCAAAACAGATCTTGCCCTGGCTGAAAAAAATGCTGCCGAAATTACTGCCATCGGTGACCTTCAGGCAACCGGTCTTGCGCCCCACTGCCAACAGCTGCAGAACATCGGGCAGGCTCACTTCTTTGAATGATCCTTTTATGGCCATAGCTTACGGCACTTTTTATAGAATTCAGTTTTCATTTGCTAAGCATCTTCCATCAGCCGCTCCACCAAGAACGGCCAGGTCTCTTCGATGATCCCCAGATGGGCCGGGGCCGGCTCGGACTTCCCCTTCCCATCCTCAACCTCCTGGCTGAGAGAGGCGACCTTGTTAAGGGCCGGCTTCTCCCCGGCCGGCGAAGCCGGCAGGGGCCGGGGCGGGATGGCTTCGGGGGGCGGCTCCGGTTTTTTGACCGAGGGGGCGGCCTCCGGAGCGGTCTTTGGAGAGCTTAATTTCTGGGCCAGCGATCTTATCGCCACCTCCAGATCCTCGGCCTTGTCGGGGTCGAACATCAGGTTCTCGATCTTCTCCATCTGCTCCGGGGTGGCCCTGGCTGACAGCGGGCCGAATTCCTGCTGCAGGTTGATCAGTTTTTCTATGTTGCGGGTATACTCCTCGTAAGCTTCGGTGACGATGGATATGTCCTGCTCCAGGATCTTCTCTATGTTGAAGGTATTGAAGCCTTTCATTTTCCAGATGAACAGCTTCTCCTTGTATCCCTGGCGCAGCTGGTCGGCATCCTGCTGCTCGTCGATCAGGGCGGTGACCTTGTGATCCAGTCCGGAGATGAAATCTCCGAACTCCCCGACCGGACTGTCGCCGGCCGGCGGCTGGGACAGAACCAAGGGATCCGGTTCCGCCTGGGCCTGAGGGGTCTGCAACGGGGGCAGGGCCTCGTCCACCACCGCCTTGGTCAGCGGCCCTTCGGTCAGCGAGGCGTACAGCAGCACCTTGTTGAGGGCCCCCTCCAGCTCCCTGATGTTGGAGGGAACCCGGGAGGCTATGATCAGCGCGGTCTCGTCCGATAGGGCCACCCCCCGGTCACGGCTCTTGCGGGAGATGATCAGGCTCTTCTCGTTGACGTCCACTTCCTTCAGCCCGATGATCAGGCCGCCCAGCAGGCGGGAGAGCAGCTTCTGGTCTATGCTCTCGATCTTCTGGGGCGTGATATCGGTGGTGACTATTATCTGGCGGCCAGAGCCCACCATCCGGTCGAACAGGGGAAGCAGGCGGATCTGCATCTTACTGTCCGCCAGCCCCAGGTGAAGGTCGTCAAAAAGCAGCAGGTCCGATTTCTCGGCGGCGACCAGATCCTCCAGCGACATCTGGCTGCCGTTGAGGAAGACCAGGTTCCAGCCGGGCTGGGCCAGGGCCACCGCATTGCCGATGGCCTGCATCAGATGGGTCTTGCCCAGCCCCACCCCGCCGTGGATCAGCAGGGGGTTGTATACGTTGCCTGGGTTCTCGGCCACCTTGCGGGCGGCGGCAAAGGCCAGCCGGTTGCTGGGCCCGGTAACGAAATTATCGAACTGATAAACGCTCTTTAATATGTGGGGCTTTCCTTCGGTCATTGGGCTTCCTTGAGTTTATCTTCGGTATTTGGCGCTGAGCGACTGCAGCACCAGGGCGGAGACGGCCTTGAGGGTGTCGAACACCCCGGCTCCGGTGGTGGCCACCGCTTCGTAATGGGGAACCTTTCTTGAATTCAGGGCGTGGTCCATTTCGGCCACCGGGACTATGTTCGGCATGTCCCTTTTGTTGTATTGCATCACCATGGGCACTTTGTTGATGTCCATTCCCAGTATGCCCAGATTGTCCCGCAGATTGGCCAGGCTCTCCAGGTTCTCCTGCCACAGATCCACCTGGGAGTCGGCCACGAATACTATCCCGTCGGCCCCCTGCAGCACCAGCTTCCGGGTGGAGTTGTAGAACACCTGGCCGGGAACGGTGTACAGCTGGACCCGGGTCTTGTACCCGGCAATGTCCCCCAGCTCCAGAGGCAGGAAGTCGAAGAACAGCGTCCGGTCCTTCTCGGTGGCCAGGCTGACCATGGAGCTGCGTTTGATATCCGGGATCTTGCTGTAGATGTACTGCAGATTGGTGGTCTTGCCGCAGCGGCCCGGACCGTAATAGACGATCTTGCAGGTGATCTCTTTTGATGAATAGTTAATTAAAGACATTTAAGGTAAATATTATCGATTTCTGATTTATTTTCTCTGCGTCTCCGCAGTTATTAATGAGGGCTCTATCTAAGTTTCGTTTTTATTAGGAATCCATGAAATCATGAATACTATAAACCAGGGAAACCCCGATTGATTCCTGCAATTCCTGGTTTCCTTATAGAATAAATTCGTTTTTCATCGACCGTTATGCAATTAATTAAGTGCTCAGGTTAATAACAATCTCGAGCTAGGAGAACAGTTTGGACAGGGCATCCTCCACCGCCTGGTTGAAATCGGGCAGGGCCTCCTCCTGGGCCCCCGGCTGGCCCGGGGCGTCTGAAGGCTGCCGGTCCATTTTTTCCGAAAGATCCCGGGCCGCCTGGTCGGTATCGGACACGATGGCCCTGGCCAGCACCGGGGACAGCTCCCGCTCAGCCTCCCCGGCGGCGTGCCGGATCATGCCCACCACGGTGGATTTGTCGAAGATGGTGGCCAGGATGAACTGGTCGGCTATCAGGCAGAAATACACGTTCCAGGTCTTGCCCTCCTGGAACATCACCTTGAACTTCTCCTCGGCCACCACCTTGGCCAGGGCCTGGGTGGAGGTGAAGATCCCGCCGATCAGGGCGGCGATGGACTGGACGTTGAAATTGGCGGTGAACCCGGCCAGGCTTATCAGGTGCCCGCTCTTGGCCAGCAACAGGGCGCAGCTGGCCCGGCTGTCCTTGAGGTAGCGGCCCATGGAGGCCTCCACCGCCTGGTTGATCTCCTCCGAAAGGACGTACTGAATGTTGGTCATAGCATATCCATCAAGTGTTCCAGGCTGGCCTTCATTTTTATGGACACCAGGCCGATATTGGCCCCGGCCTCGGTGATCACGATCAGGATGCAGTGCTGGGCGCACAGGAAGATGATGTTGCCCTCGCTGGCCAGCAGCTGCACCCCGTAGATCTGCTCTTCCTCCCCCCGGGCCAGCGATTTGACCACCTGGTTGAAGATGGAGGCCACCATGGCGCTGATGGTCCGCTCCTCCAGGCCGGACATGATGTTGGAGGCGATCACCAGCCCTTCCTTGTCTATCACCAGGCTGCCCCTGACCCCGGGGATGTCGTTTATCTGGTTCAATATGTTCTTCATTTTATGCTCAAACCCTGTTCAAGTTATTTTAAGATGACAGGTTCTTTATCCGCTCGATGGCCCGCTTGATGTTAACCGCCACCAGGCCGGTCTTGGCCGAGCTCTCGGCGGTCACCATCAGCACCTGGCCGCCCACCCGGTTGAGGAAGATCTTTTCGTTCCTGGTGTCTATCACCGCCCGTTCCAGCTGGCCCAGCTTGATCTTATGCATGGCCTGTGAGGCGGTGGAGAACACCAGCGATGACAGGGCCCCGGAGGATTCCTCGTCGACCCCGGCGGCCTGCGGAGCGAAGGCGCTGGCCACCGGAAAGCCGGACTCATCCACCAGCAGGCTGGCAAAGACCTGGGGGGTCTGGATGATCTCGTTGAGGATCCGGCCGAAGGCTGTCATGGTTTTGGGGTCGGCCTCCTCCCGAGGTTTAGAATTTTTCTCCGGAGTCGGGTCAGAGATGATCTCCGCCGGACCGGACTCGCTGACAGGTTCCGGTGGCACGAATTCCATCTTGGGTTTTTCGGCCGCCTGGGCGGCCAGAGCCATCATGGCCTGGGCTCCCTGGTGGAAATCGGCCGGATCGACCAATGCCGGCTCCCCAGGGATGGCCGCCTGCGAAATGTCTTCCGGAGCCCTCGGCTCCTCTATCACCGGCATTTCTATTTCGATCTTTTCGGGTGGGTTCGGATCTTCCCCGGCCGGAATAGCGGCGATCTCGGGAGATCTCGGTTCGGGCTGGCCGGGTCTGTCCAGCTCGGCCAGGACCTTTTTGGCCAGGGAATTCTCCGGCCGGACCGAAAGGATCTTGGTCAGCTCGGCCCGGGCCTTCTCGGTATCGTTGATCCCCTTGTAGCACTGGGCCAGCACCAGCCGGCCCTCGATGTTGTCGGGATGCGATTCCAACCCGCTCAGGCAGATGTTGATGGCCTCCTGATACAGGCCGTTCTCGCGGTAGAAGTCGGCCAGGGAGCCGAACAGCAGCGAGGAGGGATCATCGACCACCTGATCCGGGAAATCTTTAGGGCTGTCCGAAGACATATCTGATGACATAGTGCACCGAAATTATTTTTAATGCTTTGTATTTTGGCGGATCTTGGTTGATGCCCGCCGGCGACCCCCTATTCCCCCATTATCGGCAATCTTCGCTCTTTAAGTTTTTTCATCCTCTCCAGCCAGGCTTTCACCTCGGGGCTCAGCTCCGGGGCGGGCTCCGCCGGTTTATCGAAGCCGGCCATGGTCTGCCGTCCGTCGGCCACGGCGGCCTTCTCCTCCAATCCCTCGGCCCATCTCACCGCCAGGTCCACCAGCTCCCGGATCTTCCCGGCCCTTTTATCATCGTGTGAAAATGACAGGAACCGCTCCCATCTCTCCACCGCCAGCTCCAGCCGCCCGATCTTGGCGTAGGCAAAGCCCAGGCAGTAGTTGATCTCGGGGTTGTCGTCCCGGCCCTGGCTGGCCAGTTTGTATTCCATGATGGCCTCGTCGAAGGACTCGGTCTTGAAATAAGCCTCGGCCAGATAGAGATGGGCCAGCGGAGAATCCGGCTCCTTGATCAGGATCTCGGAGAAGGTCTCGATGGCCTTCTCCAGCTGGTCTTTCTTGATCAGCTCCAGGCCCGTTTTTATCGGATCCATCACCGGCTCCTGAATATCCAGCGACAACGGGCCTTTCAGGGCGGTGGCCTTTACCAGGCCGGTGGCGCACAGGCCATAGATGACCTTGGCGGTCTCGAACTCCCGCCCCCCCACCGAGGCTATCACCTGACGGGCTGTTTTCTGGCCGTCGATATTGGCCAGGATCAGCCACTCCTCCGGCCTCAGGTCCAGCCGGGCCGAGGTCAGGTCGCTGCCCGGGGCCAGGGTCAGCACCATATCCAGGTCCGGCAGTTTGGACTGGATCTTGGACCACTCGTCCAGCCGGCGGGAGACCTCCATGATCACGTTCTCGGTGATCTGGACGAAGGCCAGGTCGGGGTCGGGGACCAGCTCCATGTCCTCGAACCGGAAATAGCCCTCCTGCCAGCTCATGATGGTGGAGACCGTCTCCTCCACCTGGGTCTTCAGCATGGCCCCCACCGCGTTCTTGGTGGCAAAGCCGCGCACCACCGCCAAAGCGCCGATCTTCTTTTTTTGCTTGGCGCTGGCCTGCTCCTTGAGCAGGATGTCCAGCTGGTCCTTGCTGAGCTTGCCGGAGGACAGCATCATCTGCCCCAGCTTCTCCTGCCCCTGTTGCAGGGTGCTGCGGATGATGTTCCCGGAGACGAAGAACACCTGGCCCACGTTCCGGGTGCAGTCCAGGGTCAGAACCCCGGATTTGCGGGACATGGCCAGCAGCTGGAACAGGTCCATCAGGCTGAGTTCTTTTATGGGGCCTTCGATCGCCATGTTTTAAAATAAAATATTAAAAGTTAAAAATAAAATATTTGCCGACTGTTGGTATGACCAGGTTCATTCGAAGAGATTTCCCCTGGTTCTGGTTTTTATATTCTTATTTGTCAGGGCACTGGCCTTCTGGCAACGACCCAAATTCCAAATTCATAATTCTAAATTCTGAATTCCCGGCTTACCTTCCCCCCGCCACCTGCTCCCATTGCATGGCGGTTTCGATGGCCTTTCCGGCCAGGGCCTTCAGGGCCTCATCTTTTGTAAAAGAGATGGCCTTCTGCCAGGCCTCCACCGCGTCCCGGGTCTTGCCCCGCTGGGCCAGCAGCCTGCCCCACAGCATGTACAGCTCGGGCTGGTCTCCGTGGCTCTGCATCAATTCCTGGCATAGCTGGTAGGCCTTGTCGGGCTGGCCGGCCTTGACCGCCAGCTGGGCCAGCCCCAGTTTGGCGTTAAACGAATCGGGGGAGATCTTGGCCGACAGGGCATACTCCACCGCGGCCTTGTCCAGCTGGCCCAGCTTGACGTAGGTTTCGCCCAGCGCCAGATGCGAGTCCAGATGGGCCGGGCTGTTGATCACCGCTTTCTTGAACTCCTCCACCGCCTGCTCCAGCTTGTCCTGGGAGATGTACAGTTGGGCCAGTTGGTAATAGCCCTGGGGCAGTTTGGGGTTCAACTTTATCACCTGGCGGTAGGCCATGATGGCCTCCTCCGGCTCGTTCTGCACCGCGAAGATCTCCCCCAGCCCCAGGAACAGCGAGATGTCGGAGGGATTGATCTTCAGGGCGTTCTCGTAGCAGACCCTGGCATCCTGGTAGTCACAGCGTTCCAGATATATCCGGCCCAGCTGGGACATCAGCTCCACATCCTCCGGCCGGGCGGCGATCTCCTCGCGCAGGATGGCGATGGCCTGGTCGCTGTCGCCCTGCATCAAGTGGGCCCGGGCCAGACCGATCTTGAAATCCTTCTGCTCCGGGTTCAGCTTGGCCAGCACCCCGTATCTGACTATGGCCTCGGCCCCCTGCTTCTCGTCCATCGCCAGCTGGGCCAGGCTCTCCAGGGCCAGCTGGTTCTGGGGCTGCTGTTCCAGGATGGCCTTGGCCTTCTTCTTCAGCTCGCCGCTTTTGCCCTCGGCCCGGAGTTTTTTCAGGCTCTCGATGTCCGACTCCAGGGTAGCCTCGTCCCATTTGCTGGCCTTGGTCCGGATGGAGGCCTCCTCCAGCACCCCGCCGAAGATATCCTGGGCCACGGTGGTGCCCTGCTCCTGGCCGGAGCCCTGCCAGCCGTCCAGGATCAGCAGCTCCGGGTCGTCCACGTAGAAGTCGATGCCCAGCTTGAAGGAGCCGCCGGTGTAGTATGATTTGAGTTCCATGGCCCGTTTGGTGGCGGCCAGAGATTCCTGATATTTCTCCTGGGCCGCCAGGGCGAATCCCAGGTTGTAATAGGCCTCGGCAAAATCCGAATCCAGCTTGATGCAATGCTCGAATTGGGCCAGGGCCTCGGTGTACGATTTCTGTTTGAGATAAAGCAGGCCGATGTTGTTGTGGGCCAGGGCCGAATCCTGGTTCAGCTTGAGCACCTCCTGGTATTCGGACATGGCCAGCTCGTCCTTGCCCTGCTTGGCGTACAGCAGGCCCAGGTTGAAGTGGGCGTCGCCGTACTGCGGCATCCTGGCCACCGCCT
The nucleotide sequence above comes from Candidatus Edwardsbacteria bacterium RifOxyA12_full_54_48. Encoded proteins:
- a CDS encoding gliding-motility protein MglA, with amino-acid sequence MSLINYSSKEITCKIVYYGPGRCGKTTNLQYIYSKIPDIKRSSMVSLATEKDRTLFFDFLPLELGDIAGYKTRVQLYTVPGQVFYNSTRKLVLQGADGIVFVADSQVDLWQENLESLANLRDNLGILGMDINKVPMVMQYNKRDMPNIVPVAEMDHALNSRKVPHYEAVATTGAGVFDTLKAVSALVLQSLSAKYRR